One segment of Channa argus isolate prfri chromosome 17, Channa argus male v1.0, whole genome shotgun sequence DNA contains the following:
- the LOC137102876 gene encoding hormonally up-regulated neu tumor-associated kinase homolog yields the protein MPVAAVKAAPEDMVAEGGGEGECRVSQWEASVPGHERLPPPFLKVPRELLRSFPHSKRVGSYLVGKMINKGSFAKVMEGLHIGTGEKVAIKVIDKKKARQDSYVLKNMKREPRIHQMVRHPHIVVLLETLETENSYYMAMELCAGGDLMDRICERNRLEEREVRRYTRQILSAVEHLHKHGIVHRDLKIENFLLDEHNNIKIVDFGLSNTLKPDSLSLELLNTQCGSPAYAAPELLAHRKYGPKVDVWSVGVSMFAMLTGTLPFTVEPFNIKQLHQKMVNGEINTIPGDVSKGAVSFVLSLLEPDPAKRPSVRAAMEERWINEGYAKKPLHTLSHKNRLGPEDLNSSVLAHITDTLDYSLSEILHTLTTNRPSAIMAHYHLLHNKLNRSQKGAKASKKLESTDWSLPGRNTKESNNTESKTQQQNEQTSAKSSKQTGASLRTPQTPECQGSRKRSGYVYRKGHKQDDENRPLSPSLPQLLHSASPSLPHLPSPSPAPPSPEDGGTDEKIAITFEREALFPDVSVFGDRELVHLSPPKSSASQLCDSAPCQVIVPIEPVRDSSTLRPKRYTHLLRTTQSDGVADTGSDCFHNNRHQDEHSDCLSINERLEKLQMFYSSEKNSISPGMLLEADSHNKHLSDRDHVGTVETTKTSPSPLLPRLHNVGLKDARGRKMTWVGLTRPGPPGLLVNGAKPPAFPPQRQHTLVIKSLRQERGKRRDLSVAGGERGMAGGGMNGAKRNTVQIRSSLQRQVGDLNLPLLPSVLQGKVEKKNQLHNMDY from the exons ATGCCAGTCGCAGCAGTGAAAGCTGCCCCAGAGGACATGGTGGCAGAGGGAGGGGGCGAAGGAGAATGCAGGGTGTCCCAGTGGGAAGCCTCGGTGCCGGGACATGAGCGGCTGCCTCCTCCCTTTCTGAAGGTCCCCCGGGAGCTGCTACGGAGCTTCCCCCACTCCAAACGTGTGGGATCGTACCTGGTGGGAAAAATGATCAACAAGGGCTCATTTGCCAAAGTGATGGAGGGGCTGCATATTGGCACAGGGGAAAAG gTAGCCATTAAGGTGATCGACAAGAAGAAAGCACGGCAGGACTCATATGtgctgaaaaacatgaaaagagaaCCTCGGATTCATCAGATGGTTCGACATCCTCACATTGTTGTCCTGTTGGAg ACTCTGGAGACAGAAAACAGCTACTACATGGCCATGGAGCTCTGTGCTGGAGGAGACTTAATGGACAGGATCTGTGAGAGGAACCGGCTGGAGGAGAGGGAGGTGAGGCGCTATACCCGACAGATCCTCTCTGCAGTGGAGCACCTGCACAAACACGGGATTGTGCACAG AGATTTAAAGATTGAAAATTTCCTCCTGGACGAGCATAACAACATAAAGATTGTGG ACTTTGGCCTGAGTAACACCCTGAAGCCAGACTCCTTGTCCTTAGAGCTTCTCAACACCCAGTGTGGAAGTCCTGCCTACGCAGCCCCTGAGCTGCTCGCTCACAGGAAGTACGGACCCAAAGTGGATGTCTGGTCTGT aggAGTGAGCATGTTTGCCATGCTGACAGGGACTTTGCCCTTCACTGTTGAGCCTTTTAACATCAAACAGCTTCACCAGAAGATGGTCAACGGAGAAATCAATACTATCCCCGGTGATGTCAGCAAAG GTGCAGTGTCTTTTGTGTTGTCTCTCCTGGAGCCGGACCCAGCTAAAAGGCCCAGTGTCAGAGCGGCAATGGAGGAGAGATGGATCAATGAGGGATATGCCAAGAAACCactacacacactctctcataAAAACAG gttGGGTCCAGAAGATCTGAACTCTTCTGTGCTGGCACACATCACAGACACACTGGACTACTCCCTTTCTGAAATCCTGCACACGCTCACCACTAACCGACCCTCTGCCATCATGGCCCACTATCACCTGCTGCACAACAAGCTTAACAGAAGCCAGAAAGGAGCCAAGGCCAGCAAG AAGCTGGAGAGTACTGACTGGAGTCTTCCTGGGAGAAATACTAAAGAGAGCAATAACACGGAGTCAAAGACTCAGCAACAG AACGAACAGACCAGTGCAAAGAGCTCCAAGCAGACCGGTGCATCTTTGAGGACTCCACAGACACCTGAATGTCAGGGCAGTAGGAAGAGGTCTGGGTACGTGTACAGAAAGGGACACAAACAGGACGATGAAAACCGACCACTCTCTCCATCACTACCCCAGCTTCTACACTCTGCCTCCCCTTCTCTACCTCACCTTCCTTCACCCTCCCCTGCCCCTCCGTCACCCGAGGATGGAGGCACTGATGAGAAGATTGCCATAACCTTCGAGAGAGAGGCGCTCTTTCCTGACG TGTCAGTATTTGGGGACAGGGAACTCGTCCATCTTTCTCCCCCTAAAAGCTCTGCGTCTCAACTCTGTGACTCCGCCCCCTGCCAAGTCATTGTACCCATTGAGCCAGTCCGAGACAGTAGCACATTGAGACCAAAAAGATACACACACCTACTCAGGACAACACAATCAGATGGGGTGGCAGACACTGGGTCAGACTGCTTCCATAACAACCGCCACCAAGATGAGCATTCTGATTGTCTGAGCATCAATGAGCGACTGGAGAAGCTGCAGATGTTTTACTCCTCTGAGAAGAACAGCATCTCTCCTGGGATGCTCCTGGAGGCTGACTCACACAATAAACACTTGTCAGACAGAGACCACGTGGGCACCGTGGAGACAACAAAGACATCACCCTCTCCATTACTACCACGCCTGCACAACGTGGGGCTAAAAGATGCACGAGGCAGGAAAATGACATGGGTAGGGTTGACCCGACCTGGGCCCCCAGGACTCCTGGTGAACGGGGCTAAACCTCCTGCCTTCCCCCCGCAGAGACAGCATACTTTAGTCATCAAGAGCTTGAGGCAGGAGAGGGGGAAGAGAAGAGACCTGTCTGTAgcgggaggagagagagggatggcAGGAGGAGGGATGAACGGAGCCAAGAGGAACACAGTTCAGATACGGTCATCTCTCCAGCGTCAGGTGGGAGACCTGAATCTGCCACTGCTTCCATCAGTGTTGCAGGGGAAAGTAGAAAAGAAGAACCAGCTACACAACATGGactattaa